The genome window GGCACCTGGGACAGACGCTTGAACAAATGTTGACGATGGAAGCGCTGCTCAAGGCTTTATCCACGCAGCACTGCCCACAGATCCATCATTCGGATCAAGGCGTTCAATATGCTGCCACGGACTACACCGAACTCTTACAAGCCCAAGGCATTCGCATCAGTATGGCGCACGTCGGGAAACCCACCGAGAACGGGTTTGCCGAACGTCTGATGCGTACCATCAAAGAAGAGGAGGTTGACCTCTCCGATTACGAAGATTATGATCAAGCCTACCAGCAGATCGGTCGATTTCTCGAGGATGTATACATGCGCAAGCGTGTACACTCCTCCCTGAACTATCTGACCCCAGTCGAATTTGAAGCCCAGTGGCATTAGCTTGATAGCATACGCCACTTTTCTGTCCAGTTTTTTGGGGTCACTACAACTCATTGAAGGTCTCTTTTCTTTATGATGGTCACTCTCCGCGCAGGGCTTCGGCGGTTTGCATATGGCTCAGTCGCCAGGCAGGGTAAACTGCCGCAAGCAAGGCGGCGCTGACCGCCAGAACAAATGCCTGCGCAAATGGAAGGGGCTCCATCTGCATTTGAAGTGTCCAGCCAAAGGAGCGCTGGTTAATGATGAAGATCAGTATCCACGCAAGGATGTAGCCGGTGGGCAGGGCGAGCAGTCCCGCAGAAGCGCCGAGCAGACCCGTCTCCCAAAATGTGAGGTGACGCATTTCGGACAGGGTCAAACCAAGCGCACGCAGGATGCCCATTTCGCGGGCTTTCTCCAACTGCAAAGCCAACAGAGAACTCAAGACACCGATAAACGCGACTAGTGTCGTGACCAACTGCATGGCGGTGGTGATCGCAAACGTGCGGTCAAATATCTTGATGGCATCGTCACGCAGCGCACCGCTTGGGTTGACCTGAACGCGCTCGAAGCCGGTCAATTGCCCGCGCAAGTCAGCGGTGACGGAATCCACATCTGCCGATGGGATAAGTGTCAGGGAAACACCGTTGAACGTGTTGTCCTTCCAAATGGATCGATACACATCAATATCCATGCGGATCGTCCCGCTCGTGGATGCGTAATCGGCGTAGATTCCTGCCACAGGAAATTGAACCCAGCCTTCAGGAGTCAGAAGCGGGAACGTCCCATTTGCAGAATCAATGCCAAGACGGGCAGCCAATGGTTCAGAGAGGAGAATCGCCCCATCTCGCATTTTCCTGACAACCTCATCGGGATTCCCATCCAGCAGGATGCGTGCATCGAGCAGCGGGTCGGGCGTCGCCGCAACCAGATCCACAGACCCAGACTCGGTCTCCACACTGATAACGCGCACGACCGCGCTGGACTGCACGAGCGGATGTGACAATGCAATGGAGATCACTTCAGGGTCGAGCGGGGTGTCGAGACGGGTGGCGCTCAAGCCTTGCGCAGCAACGTAGATGTCCCCTTGCAAGGTTTGGTCGAGCCAGAGTGTGACGGTGGTGCGGAAACTGGTGATCATGACCTGCACGCCAATGGTGACCGAAACGGCGATCATCAGAGCAGCGACAGCAACAACAGTACGGCTTTGCGAACGGATAACGTTGCGCGGGGCAAGCCGCCCCAGCAAACCGAAGAGTGCGGCAAGAGGGTCGTTGAGCAGGCGCATGAGTGTCACCGTCACAAATGGAGTCAGTGCCGCCAAGCCGATGACCACAGCAAACGTACCCGTGAAACTGACGACCAGGTCGCGGGTGGGAATGGTGAGAATCAATCCGCCATCGAGGGCGGCAAAGATGCCGAGAACTGCGGCGAGATTGACAGCGGCATCCGCTTTGCTCTCCAGTCCTGCGCGGGAGAGTGCCAGGCGCGGCGGGACGGAGGCGGCTTCCCATGCTGGCGGGGCGGCGGCGAGTAAACTGGCAAACAAACCTGCTAAACCACCTTTGAGCAAACTGGATGCGGGGATTTGCACGCCGCGCACACTTACGACGAAGAACAGATCGTTGATGGTCTGCGTGACCATCTGCACGGCTCCCTGTCCCAGTAAAACGCCCAAGCCCAGCCCGATGCCTGCTCCCAAAGCACCGACCAGCGCGGCTTCGCCCAGCACCATGCCGAAGACCTGCTCGCGGGTATAGCCGAGACTGCGCAAGGTGCCGAACATGGCACGGCGTTGGATCACGGAAAAAGTCATGGTGTTGTAAATCAGAAAAATGCCAACCACCAACGCCAACAGGCTGAGCGCGGTCAGGTTCACGCGGAAGGCAGCGGTCATGGTGTTGACCTGGTCGTTGCGTGTGGCGGAGGCGACCAGCAGATTGCCCGCTGGGAGCACTGATGTGAATGCGGCTGTGTCAAAGTCTTCGGGCAGAATCAAGTCAATCTGGGTCAATTCTCCTGCTGTGCCGGTCAGGCTTTGGGCGGTGGCGATGTCGGTGATGATAAGCGTATCGAGCGCGCGGCGGGTGAAGTCATCGGAGGGTTCGAGCAGACCGGCGAAGTAGGCAGGGCGCGTCTCACCGTTGATGGAGAGGTCGAGGCGGCAGGAGTCGTTCAGTTCGTTCGTGCAGAGCGTCAAGCCGTAACGCTCGGCGGTCGGCGCGGAGAGCAAAATTGCGCCGGGCTGGGTGAGCAGCGGAGCGATGGATCGAAAGTCGAAGCCCTGTCCCCCGCCTAGATAACTGCGGAAGGGTGCTTCGGCGAACGGGTCAATACCAAGCAAGGTGAATGGAATCTCCCCCAACTGCGGGCTGACGACAAAAGCCCGGACAGTCGGCGCGCTCTCGAATTGACCCCGCCACTGCGGGTCGGTGCGCAGACGGACATAAAGAGTTTCATCCACCCCGCCGCTCCCGGCAACGATGGCATGCGTGGCGCGTCCTGTGATTGCGCTTGCGCTCAGGTCGAAGGCGCGTTCGGCGCTGGCATTGGCAAGGTCGATCCCAACCATGACCGCCACACCGAGCGCGATGCCAAGAGTCATCAGCGCAAATTGGATCGGGTGTCGAAGCAGGGTGCGAAGCGAAAGCATGGGCTTCAGCGCTCCGTTACCAGTTGACCGTGCGAGAGACGCAAGACTCTATCCGCGTAGGAGGCGGTTTCGACGCTATGCGTGACCATCAGCAGGGTGCGGTTTTGTTCGCGGGTTAGTTTTGCCAGCAGGGACATAACCTGTGTGCCGGTTTCTTCATCCAGGTTGCCAGTCGGTTCGTCGGCGAGGATTAGCAACGGGTCGTGGACCAGCGCCCGGGCAAGTGCGACGCGCTGTTGTTCGCCGCCGGAGAGTTTCTCGGGAAACGTCGTCCAACGGTCGACCAGTCCGACAGAGTCCAGAAAATCTTTGGCTTTCTTCTGTGCTTGAGCACGCGGGAAGCGGTTAAGTTCCAGCGGCAGGCTGATGTTCTCGCCGACGGTCAGCGTGGGGATTAAATTGTAGAACTGAAAAATGAAACCGATGCGCGCGCGGCGGAACAGGGTGCGCTCGCGCTCGGGCAGGGCGGCGAGGTCGCGCCCCTCCACCCAGATCTGCCCGCTGTCAGGCGCGTCGATGCCGCTGATCAGATTTAGCAGGGTGCTCTTGCCGCTCCCGCTCTTGCCGATGATGGCGGTCATTTCGCCGGGCTTGAATTCGGCGTGCGCGTTCTGCAGGACGACGCGTTGCACGTCGCCCTCATAATAGGATTTGGTCAGGTCTTGGAAACGCAGGAAGGCTGTCATCAGGTAGGACTTTCGCAAAGCATGTTGTCTAATCTTTCACCAATCCACAGACGCATCATACTGCTATGAACTTTCTAAAACTCCCACTCTTTCATACGATTCTCATTTCAACCGCGCTCCTGTTGACTGCCTGCACCCCGCAAACGACCCCTGCCGCCGAGCTGCAAGCCGTGGATTTCTCCCCTGAAATCCCGGAAGGATTCACCTCCGCAGATGGATCACGTCCCCTGACCTTTCCAGCCGATTTTGGTGCGCATCCAGACTTTCGGACGGAATGGTGGTACTACACCGGAAACCTGTCCACGCCAGATGGTCGTCCCTTCGGCTTCGAGTTGACCGTGTTTCGAGTGAGCTTGGTGCCCCCGACAGTTGACCTGCCCGCTGACTCAGCGTGGTATGGCGACAGCCTGTATTTTGCCCACTTTGCCCTGAGCGACATCGAGGCAAACGAGTTCCATGCTTACGAACGCTACTCCCGCGCGGGACCCGGCTTGGCAGGCGCGCAGGCAAGTCCGTACCGCGTCTGGCTCGAAGATTGGAGCATTGTCGAGATAGACAAAGACTCCTATCGCCTGCAAGCCACACAGGACGGGCTTGCCACTGACCTGAACCTGACCGATGAAATGGGCGTCATCCTGCACGGCGAGAACGGGTACAGCCGCAAGGGACAAGAAGTAACAAACGCCTCATACTATTACAGTCAGCCGCGCCTGCGCGCTGATGGGTTGGTGCGAGTGCGAGGTAAAACGTACCCGGTCAGCGGGCTGGCGTGGAAAGACCACGAATTCAGCACCGGCGTTTTGGATAAAGTACAGATCGGCTGGGACTGGTTATCCCTGCAACTCGACGATGGCTCAGCGTTGATGCTGTTCCAGTTGCGCGAATCAGGCGGCGGGACGTCTGATTCGTCCAGCGGGACCTTTATCCACGCTGACGGCTCGACCCGCTCCCTGCAAAACGACGATTTCAGCATCACCGTCCTCGACCAGTGGCGCAGTCCACACACAGCAGGTATGTATCCTGCCGCGTGGAACATCCAACTGAATGAACCGAACTGCGAATTGAACGTCCAACCAAGGATGGCGGACCAGGAGGTCAACTTCCCTGCGGTCACGTACTGGGAGGGTGCCGTCCGCTTTGAAGGGACATGCGATGGCAAGTCTGTGAACGGGAATGGCTACATCGAGTTGACAGGGTATGCCGGGAACCTGCCCCTGCCGTAGTTCGTAAGCATCGTGTTAGAAACTCCCATCCGCTGTTGTTTGTCAATTCATGGTTTGTTTAATCGTTCGGACTGTCGAAGGACTTCCAATCAGAGCTTTATCAAGATTCTATTTTTCGAAAAAATCACATTTCTTGAACAACCTGGAAAGTACATTAATTAATTGAAGGAGTTGAACATGAAAATCGTCAGGCGTGTTTTGTTGGGGTTGCTGTTTGTTGTGGTTTTAGTGGTTGTGTTGTTGGTCGGCTCGGTTGCCGCGGATTATGTCTTGGGCGCCGGGCGTGTTGACCGAATTTCCAATACCACCATTCCTGGAATGAGCGGTATACCCGATGTACGAGCTTACGTTGCAAAACCTGAGGGTGCCGGCCCATTTCCGGTTGTGATTATGATTCATGAATTCTTTGGCTTGAACGAATCCATTGTTAGCAAGGCGGATGGCCTGGCCGCCGAAGGGTACCTGGTTGTTGCCCCCGATACGTTTCGCGGCTCCACAACCTCCTGGATTCCCCGCGCGATTTATCAGGTCAGCACCACCAAGCCTGAACAGGTCAATGCCGACCTGGATACAGTCTACGCCTGGTTGGAAGCCCAACCGGCTGTTGACAGCTCGCGGATTGCGATTATCGGGTTTTGTTATGGTGGGCGTACTGCGCTTGCCTACAGCCTGCATAACAACCAGTTGGCGGCTACCGTTGTTTTCTACGGTTCTCCCGAGACTGACCCCGCTGTGTTGAAAAACCTGCCGGGCCCCGTTTTGGGAATTTTTGGCGGAGCCGATCAATCCATCCCGTTGGAGAACGTGACAGCCTTCGAGACGGCCTTGACCCAGGCCGGGGTTCAGCATGAAATCACGATCTATCCCGATCAGCCACATGCTTTTGTCCAGGACATGGCGGGTATTCGGGCTGGTGGCGCTCAGGGCCAAGCCTGGGCGCAAATGCTCAAATTTTTGGGTGTCCACCTCAGCCAGCCTGGCGCGGGCCAAACCGGCCAATCAATTGCATATCTCCCTGAGTTTGATTGGCAGTATTATCTGATGTTAACCTACGAACATGCTTTTGGCACAGCCAGTCACATGCACTGATTCGCAACCTGGTACGCCTAGCGCTGGAATTATTCGGCAGATTGCATGCAAATGAATTCTATTGGCGTAAGTCTGCGCACAGAGAGCAAGAATGTAGGATAATAAGAAGAAAAGAGAGGCATACATGGCCGAAACCCCAAAGTATTCCGTATTCAGGAAACAAAACGAATTTGAAATTCGGCAATATCCGGGTTATATCCAAGCCGAGGTGATTGTCGAGGATACGAACTACAAATCAGCGATTGAAAAAGGGTTCAATTTTCTGGCGGGCTATATTTTCGGCAATAACATATCGCGACAGAAAATCGAGATGACTACGCCTGTCCAGGCTTCGCAATCCGAGAAAATTGCCATGACCACCCCGGTGACCGTCACCGGTGCAGCGAGCTTCACCGTGGCTTTCATTATGCCTGCCGAATACACCCTGGAAACGCTGCCTCAACCGAAAGATACTCGTATTCATTTCACACACCTCCCACCCAGAACCATGGCTGCCATCCGTTTTTCGGGATATTTCCAGCAAGAGACGATCCAGAAAAACAAGCAGCGCCTCAGTCATTGGCTGGAGGAACAGGGATTTGAAACCGAAGGTGATTTTCTCGTGGCTGGTTATAACCCTCCGTGGGTGCCGGGTTTTTTGGCGCGTAATGAAGTTTTGATTCAGATCAAGAGCGAAGCAAATTCGCAACCCTAAAAATACGATATTCAGTGATCAATCTATTTGTACAAAAGGAGAAAATGAAATGGCAACCAAAAGTAAAGGAACGGACAGTTCAACAAGCGCAACGGAGCGCAAGTTTACCGGATTGCGGCGATTCAACCTGATCATGGGATTCCTGCACCTAGCTCAGGGGATATTCATGATCGGGGTCAGCAATGACACCACCTACCCCATCTTCACCAATTATCTGAATTTTGACCTCGCCACCCGTTCGTTGAAGCCGGGCACTGAGCTATTCTATGAACTTCCTTTCGGCCCAGCCGTTGCGATGTTCCTGCTTATCTCAGCTGTGGCGCACTTCTATCTGTCAACCATCGGGTATGGGAGTTATGTCCAGAATCTCAAGAAGGGTATGAACCCGGTGCGTTTCTATGAGTATGCCCTGAGTTCATCGCTGATGATCGTGCTGATCGGCATGTTGATCGGGCTTTGGGATCTGGGCGCGATCATCCTGCTCTTCACGCTCAACGCCACGATGAACCTGTTTGGCATCATGATGGAGTTGCATAACCAGCACACCCAAAAGACCGACTGGACCGCATTTATCTATGGCTGTGTCGCCGGGTTCATCCCGTGGGTGGTGATCATGCTGTACTTTGTGGGCGCAGTAAATTCCGGCGATGGCAGTGCCAAGCCACCTGCCTTCGTGTACGCCATCGTTCCCACACTGTTTGTCTTCTTTAACATTTTCGCCATCAACATGGTTTTACAATACAAAAAGATCGGCCCCTGGAAGGATTATCTGTTCGGCGAACGCGCCTACATCATCCTGAGCTTATTAGCCAAAACCGTGTTGTGCTGGCTAATCTGGACCGGCACCCTGGCTCCTGTATAAATATATATTTCAATCAAATCATCACCAGAATTACATCGATGCGGTACAAACCTGATATACGGGTATAAGTTTCGACCCACATTGAACCACATTTAATACATAACCCAAGTTGCGACCTACCAAAGGAAGTTGATGGCCCGGGCGAGGCAACCACGCGCCTCCAGCCACGTCCCGCGTCCTCCATCACAGACCAGCCATCAGCATCACGGTGTTTAGGCCCAGTCTTTTCATCCATGAAGGAGCCAATGGGCTTGGTAGGATTTTTGAATGCAGAGTCGTTTTTATCCACGAGTGTTTCAGTGACAACTGTCACAGCTTGATTGGGCATTCCACGCTGCTTGAATTCATTCATTAACGCGGTCTGGAACATGTAACCGATGGAGCCCTGCGTATTCGAACCGGCATAGTCGAGCGGGATGGAATGCACTTCGCTGATCGATAACTCCGATCGTCTTAAGATAAACCCAACCTGCGGACCATTCCCATGGGTGACAATCACATTCCATCCATCCTGGATCATGTCCACAATATGGGGCATGGTCAAACAAACAGCCGCATATTGATCGGGCAATGTCTCCTTGCCCTTCTCGCGCACTAAAGCGTTACCGCCGACGGCTACTACTGCAACTTTAGGTTTTTTAATCATTGGGATTCTCCTATAAAGTAGTATGGCATTCCGAGCAAAGCGAAGAATCTCTGTTAGCCATTGAGACACTTTGGACGTGACGCGCAGCGTCACCCCTCAGAGTGACATGAACGCCCGTATTGCCTGCTCAAAACATGCCAGCGGCGCGCGCGTGATGCCCGCACCCACCTGCCACACGACTCCATCCTCGTCCTCGCTGACGAAGACCGCGCGCTGCAAGTCCTTACCAATTTGATTGGCAATGCCTTGCAATACACGCCCCAAAACGGCACAGTGACCGTGACCATTGAGCGCGAAAAATCGTTTGCGAAATTCTCCATCCACGATACGGGCATTGGCATTTCTGCCGAACACCTTGCGCACATCTTCGACCACTTCTACCGCGTGGACAAATCCCGCTCGCGCGCACATGGCGGCTCAGGCATTGGGTTGACGATTGCAAAACATCTCGTAGAAACGCAGGGCGGGAAAATTTGGGCGGAGAGTGAAGGTGAAAATAAAGGCAGTGAATTTATCTTTACCCTGCCTTTGGGGTGATAATTTCACAACAAAACGAAAACCAACAATGAAATGAAAACTGGTTGAAAGTAATGAAAACATCGCCGGATGGACGTGAGCAAGTCTTGCGTTTTTTTGGATACAGGGGAGATTTTCAACGAGGTCGGCATGTTGATGAAACGACCCAATCCCATGACAGACAGGATCATCGAACTGGTAACCTCGAGGCAGACCTATCGTTAGAAACAGCGGAGGCGCGCCTTGCCAAACTTCTGCTGGATTCAGCCGAAGGGGATGTGATCGAACACCGTCGCTGGACAAATCAAACGGGTATGGTGTCGTACCTTGGCGAAGTGTCCGATGTGTTAAGCCACGTCATCCGCGAATTATTTACAAAACCTTAACCTCCAAATTTATGTGAAATTTCTCACATTTTGTATAATGGGCAAAGCAGGCTGTGACAAGCGCTGTTTTGTAAGTGTCCCTGGAATCAAAGTGGTCAGTTATGAATCATAAAACCTGGATCGAGAGCATGCCCTACCCCAAAGGGCTGCTGAAGTGGCTATATAAATTGCCCATCCTGCTCTACCGAATGGGAATGGGTTTTCTCATTGGCCGCCTGTTCATGACGCTGACCACCATCGGACGAAAAAGCGGTCAGCCGCGCCGGACGGGCATCGAATTCCACGAGTTTGAAGGCAAACCAACCGTGATGAGCGGCTGGGGAACAAAAGCGGATTGGTACCGTAACCTCGACGCCAACCCCCGCGCCACAATCCAGACCTGGCGCGGGGCGCAATCCGTTCGGGCGCGGCGCATCACAACAGAAGAAGAGTTAACCCGCGCCTTTGAATGGACACAATCCAACCCCACGATGCGAAACATGATGAAAAGAGCCCAGGTTGAGATGACTTTGGAACAATTTCTCGCCGAAAAAGAACGCTTCACTTTTGTGACGTTCGAACCCACCACCCAGGTCACCCCTTCGCCCCTACAAGCAGATTTGGCCTGGCTCTGGGCGTTTTTGCTACTTATCTGTTTGTTGTTAACATGCTTTATGATGCATTAACAGATGGTATATCAATGGCACACCATTCTTGAAACTATAATGCCCGCAGGTATATCTCCCCCGCAACTACAAATGTTAATACCCGTACATCTTGATAATGTACAAAATGACACAAACCATACCTGGAAATAACATCGAGGATGACGTGGACAAGCAAGCTAACACAAGCGGGCGGCTGGGCGCTTCCATCACAAAAACAGCCAGCAAGCAGACCTATTATACGATCCGTTTCATTGCAGACCATGAGCGCGCCGCCGACGCGTATCGGGCATACGGATATTTCCGCTGGGTGGACGATGTCATCGACGAAGGATCAGGCTCCCCCTACGGGGATGATGCGGGCGCGGAAAGAATCGCATTTGTCGAGCGGCAAAAGTCAATTCTGGAGGCATGTTATCGGGGCGATTCGCCCCGCGACGCAACCAGCCAGGAGATGATGCTGGTCGACCTCATCCGTAACGACACCGAAAGGAACAGCGGACTGCAAATCTATTTGCGCAACATGATGGACGTGATGGTCTTCGATGCCGGGCGGCGCGGACGAGTTGTCTCGCAGGCGGAGTTGTTCGAGTACTCGCACAAACTGGCGAAGGCGGTCACGGAGGCGTTGTATTACTTCATCGGTCACGATGATCCTTCTCCGCCTCACGAAGCGCGTTATCTGGCGGTGCATGCGGCTCACATCACCCACATGCTGCGGGATGCGCAGGAGGATGTGGAAAACGGCTATTTCAACATCCCGCGCGAGCATCTTGAAGCGTGTGGAATTTCACCGCATCAGGTGAACAGTCAGGCATACCGCGACTGGGTTTGCGGGCGGGTCCAGTTCGCGCGCGGCTATTTCAAGGTGGGACGCGAATGCACGGCGCAGGTGAAGAATTGGCGCCTCCGCCTGGCTGGATATGCGTACACGGCGCGCTTCGCATGGATGCTGGATGCCATCGAACGCGACAACTATTGCCTGCGTTCCGAATATCCAGAACGGAAGGGATTTGCAGCAGGGTTGTGGATGGCTTGGCATACGATAACTTCCATGTTCACGTTGCAGCCACCCAGGACCGAAGCGCGCAAACTGGCGTCGCAACCTGTGCGGTTCGAGAAGAGGTAAACAGATGGGAAACACCGTCCCGAAGGTTTGAACAAATCAATCTCGGCTCATCGAGAAACCTGCGGGACGTTCCAATGGGTGAATAATGAAAACAAAAACTGTACTTGTGATAGGGGCGGGCATCGGCGGGATCACCGCCGCAACCCATCTGGCAAAACGCGGACTGCATGTGACCGTCATCGAGAAGAACCCCCATGCGGGCGGGCGTTGTGACCGCATCAGCCGCGACGGACATCATTTCGACACGGGTCCGACTCTGCTGGTGATGCCGCTGCTCTACGAAGCGGAGTTTGCCGCACTTGGCGTATCCATGCGCGAGACGCTCGACCTGCAACGCGTCGACCCGACCTATCATCTGGTCTTCGATGATGGCAGCCAACTCGCGCTGACATCCGACATGAAATCCATGCAGGAGCAACTCGAAGGGTTCGAGCGCGGAAGTTTTCAAGGTCTCCTGCGCTACATGGACGAGGGGCATCGTCACTATCATCTTGGTATCGAGAAACTGGTTCGCCCAGATTTTCGCAACGCATCCGATTTTTTCAAGCTGGGCAACCTGCCATTGCTTCAACAAGTTAAGCCATTGGCAAAACATTATGCCAATATGAAGCGCTACTTCGACGACCCGCGCCTCAAAGCCGCATTCACATTCCAGGACGTGTACATGGGCTTGAGTCCGTTCGAGGCGCCCGCCACCTTTTCGATGATGGCGTACACCGAACTGGCGCACGGCGTGTGGTATCCGCGCGGCGGCATGTATCAAGTCGTCGAAGCGCTCATGTTGCTGGCGCAAGAGGCTGGGGTGGAGTTCCTCTTCAATTCGTCCGCCGAGCAGGTCGAGGTCAACGGAAGAAGCACACGCGGCGTCTGGGTGGACGGTCAACTGCTCGAAGCAGATGCCGTCCTCGCCAACGCCGACCTCCCGTACGTCTATCAAAACCTTATACCGCAGGATGGCGAAGCCAGAAAGTTAAGTCGTAAACGCTATTCGTGTTCGGTCATCAGTTTTTTCTGGGGGATGGATAAGCCCTATGAGACGCTCCCGCCGCACACGCTCTTCCTTGCGCGTGACTACCGCGCCAACTTCGAGCGCATCATCCGTGACCTGAGCCTGCCCGCCAATCCCAGTCTGTACATCCACGCCCCAGCCCGCCTCGACCCGTCCATGGCACCGTGTGGAGAAGATACTTTGATTGCCATTGTCCCTGTCGGGCACATGAGTGGGAATGGCGACCAGGATTGGGCTGGCTTGCGCGACGAAGCGCGGATGCATGTTTTCAGGAGGCTGGCTTCGTTGGGAATTACCGACCTGGAAGCGCATATCAAATTCGAGATGACCTTCACGCCGCTTTCGTGGAAGAAACGCTATAACCTTGCGAAAGGCTCCACGCACGGGCTGTGTCACAACCTGACCCAGTTGGGTTACTTCCGTCCCGATTTTCAACATCCGCGTTATAGAAATTTGTATTTCACTGGCGCGAGCACCCGCCCCGGCACGGGCATGCCGACAGCAATGGTCTCGGGACGCCAGTCCGCCCACCGAATTCTGAACGACCTAAGAATCC of Anaerolineales bacterium contains these proteins:
- the crtI gene encoding phytoene desaturase family protein, whose protein sequence is MKTKTVLVIGAGIGGITAATHLAKRGLHVTVIEKNPHAGGRCDRISRDGHHFDTGPTLLVMPLLYEAEFAALGVSMRETLDLQRVDPTYHLVFDDGSQLALTSDMKSMQEQLEGFERGSFQGLLRYMDEGHRHYHLGIEKLVRPDFRNASDFFKLGNLPLLQQVKPLAKHYANMKRYFDDPRLKAAFTFQDVYMGLSPFEAPATFSMMAYTELAHGVWYPRGGMYQVVEALMLLAQEAGVEFLFNSSAEQVEVNGRSTRGVWVDGQLLEADAVLANADLPYVYQNLIPQDGEARKLSRKRYSCSVISFFWGMDKPYETLPPHTLFLARDYRANFERIIRDLSLPANPSLYIHAPARLDPSMAPCGEDTLIAIVPVGHMSGNGDQDWAGLRDEARMHVFRRLASLGITDLEAHIKFEMTFTPLSWKKRYNLAKGSTHGLCHNLTQLGYFRPDFQHPRYRNLYFTGASTRPGTGMPTAMVSGRQSAHRILNDLRIQGVEQ